A part of Micromonospora chersina genomic DNA contains:
- a CDS encoding DNA cytosine methyltransferase: MRVGRGVVRAVELVLGGRLAWYAETARHARTVFAHHWPEVPNLGDIRTIDWTRVRHVDVLTAGFPCQDISNAGKRAGITGPLQPLAAHQHALRHRPPLVFVENVAALRRRGLDVVHADLAALGYDTSRLCLRASDIGAAHRRDRLFLLATRGGGDDARCPRPAPVTAKDPDTTTGCPTSSNPTAPARSCCQPHAPATPAPPAAEPVPASGRRCHRGSYPSHGRRTARQAARDDGAPTETSPCRPQPCDAQRLPYRRPGLRRARPRPLRRRRPRPTHHRRPARHQQPGNAR, translated from the coding sequence GTGCGGGTTGGTCGCGGTGTGGTGCGGGCCGTCGAGCTGGTGCTCGGCGGCCGCCTCGCCTGGTACGCCGAAACCGCCCGACACGCCCGCACCGTATTCGCCCACCACTGGCCCGAGGTGCCCAACCTCGGAGACATCCGCACCATCGACTGGACCCGCGTCCGGCATGTCGACGTCCTCACGGCAGGCTTCCCCTGCCAGGACATCTCCAACGCCGGCAAACGCGCCGGCATCACCGGCCCTCTCCAGCCTCTGGCAGCACATCAACACGCCCTTCGCCATCGACCCCCGCTCGTGTTCGTGGAGAACGTCGCCGCCCTGCGCAGGCGCGGACTCGACGTCGTCCACGCCGACCTGGCCGCGCTCGGGTACGACACGAGCCGGCTGTGCCTACGCGCATCCGACATCGGCGCCGCCCATCGACGCGACCGGCTGTTCCTGCTCGCCACCAGAGGCGGGGGAGACGATGCGCGCTGCCCACGCCCTGCGCCCGTGACGGCAAAGGACCCGGACACCACAACGGGCTGCCCGACGTCATCGAACCCCACGGCACCCGCCAGAAGTTGTTGCCAACCCCACGCCCCAGCGACACCGGCACCCCCGGCCGCCGAGCCAGTGCCGGCTTCCGGCCGCCGCTGTCACAGGGGCTCCTACCCATCCCACGGGCGACGGACGGCCAGACAGGCCGCAAGGGACGACGGGGCTCCCACGGAGACCTCACCCTGCCGTCCGCAGCCGTGCGATGCGCAGCGCCTGCCCTACCGACGCCCCGGCCTCCGACGCGCGAGGCCCCGGCCACTACGGCGACGGCGGCCCCGACCTACGCACCACCGTCGCCCAGCTCGCCACCAGCAGCCTGGGAACGCCCGATGA